Within Oreochromis aureus strain Israel breed Guangdong linkage group 19, ZZ_aureus, whole genome shotgun sequence, the genomic segment CTTCGTCTGAGggggaagacaaaaaaaaatccatgctagttttcattcaaaatgaaaaaatatatacatatgacACCCAGTGTCGCAATAGCATGCTTTCCATTCTAACCACAAATATCACTTACTTGCTCGCCAGCTCCCCACCAGGAGGAAGGTTAGGGATGCTCTCAGATGCTAACGTCCGCATCACGTGGACCAAATCCGGGACACCTTCATCCCCGTGCTTTTTGATTATCTCTGTTGGAAAACACAATTTGATTAGATTGCAGCTCTGTTTAAACAACACCAAATCACAGATGTTTAAGTGTCAATATATGTAAAACAAAAGCTTTGTCATAGTAATACTTCTTCCCTGATGTAACACAGAGGCCACAAAAGGGTCATCCcaactaaataaaatattgcTAACTTTGATGCTTACTTTTAATAGTAAgtgtagaaaaaaactaaataagcCTACTTTCGTCTATTACATTCAGCCTAAGCTTTGCACAAGATATAAATTATGTGTCTTTTATAAATACAATCATATACTGAATGTCATGGTGTGTTGGAAATGTAAATACTgctactatttaaaaaaaaaaaaaaagtccaggtaAAAATATGTTTGTCTCTGCCTTCTGCTGTTAATGACATTACTAGGGTATCAACCACATAAGACAATCATCTTTTATTATTACTGGCCCTGGACTTCTATGACGCATGTTATAGGAATTCACAGACAATTTTGTTTAAGGAGCAAATGTAACAGCCACGTAAATAACTCTTCAGAAATACAAAGTTACATCATGTTAGATATATTAATTAGAGATATAACAACTGGCAACCAGACAAGTTCATTCTAGCATCTAAAACTGAAAGGTTATCATTAATATTTGGTAACATGGGCAGTGACAATATTTACTTTggagtttgttttgctttaagcGCATCTAAAATTTCTCTACCTGCAGCTGCTAAGCCACAAGACAATGCGGAGAAAGCAGGGAAGGCAACAAAGACAGATAAAACAGgaggtgaaacaaaaaaagataaagacatctatcctttgtttgtttctttttagctgagtGGTTAGTCAGGTGGAGAAGAACTAAGCCCTGTGTAAATAATGTATAAAGCTGTTGTAACTATGCTAGCGAGTACAAAACTTTACCGGGATTTCTTATATGACCCAAAGCAGCTTCTTTTCACAGAACCTTTAGGCAGTAGCCCGgaaagtgaagaagaaataagTACAAGACATTTTCCTAAAATCcagattatattattattattagtattataaTACCCGTTCCTGCGTAATGAATGGGACACAACAACAAGTATAACCTCAACCAGCAATtgctacttttctttcttttttttaattctacaaaATAGCAATGAAGCATCAACTGATGCTCAAACAGAACAACACAAGCCCAGGTATCATGCCAACAGGTGCTACAccaatggtggtggtgtagcTGGCAGCACTTGTCTGTTTTTTACCTTTACCTGCCACTGGGATACCACATTGGTGGACTGGGACCAAATTTGAATCTTGACTGCAATTTCACCAACAGTGACAACAAAATAACTGGATAAACTGACTATTcttttgcatttgttttcacTGCAAAGCTCGtcttttttattgtctttgttaTAAATCAGACGCTCCTATTTAATTTGTGGCTGTGCATTTTTTAACCTCTATCTAAAAGCTCAAGGTTATTACTGAGTTTATAGTCAAGGCAACACAATGAGAGCCCTCAGTCAACAATCTGTTTCAAAGTAAGTAAAAGTCCCAAGGTTTCCATAGTTGATCCTATGAATGGATTACTGTTTCCTGCAGATGCTTTGCACTACAGGTATTTTAAAACATACCAGGGGAGGGATTCTAAGTATCAGGCAACAGTCTCCCTGTTGCCAACCAAGGCCACTGCCACCTGTGACTCTGTTCGACCCcatctgcacacacaaacaccccaTGGTGGATGCAAAAAGACAGGGACTGATAGTTGCCCTTTTGATATCATCTTTAAGGTCAAAAATACACCATAAATCATTTACTAACCTATTATCAGATGAACCTCCACCACttccaactttttaaaaatgcatttgtttCTCCATAGTGTAGCGGTTAAAGCATTTGCTTAACATGCAAAATATCTTCAGTTGAAAACCAGGGGAGAGACAAATCCCTGGGAGGTTTAAGGCAGGAAGGGCATTCTGAGCTTAAACCTACCAGATTAAATATATGGATACATCCGCTGTTGTGACTCCTTGCAAAGCAGCCAGGGGAATCTCTATTTGCCAGCTGAGATATTAAATTTAACCTTCAGTGATTGTATGTTGTTTGTTAAGTTAATGAATAATTATGTTAATAGATTACAATGCTGACCAAAATTATAGTGATTTTGATTTTTGCCATAATCAGGCAGCTTTACCACActgctaaaaagaaaatgtattttataaatttttagtttaaaattcCTTTTCAGACAAATAATGCAACACTCATAGGCTGTTGATTTAAATCTTGCCTGGGAAAAACCTACTTTACCTGTCAGCAACACCCTTTGTGATCCAAGTTTCAAACCCTGTTTTACACTTaaagttttgggggggggggttggttttgtttttttaatctaaaggTTAAATACTTCTAGGGCATTAGGGAGTAAAAAGGAAATGATGATCACTGGCAGCATTTGAGAGACTTGACATCACTAGTCAGATATTGTTTTATTGATACATGTGCAAGATGTGCAAATAAACTTAAGATGTCAATGGCAGTCTCACTGTAATCAATGAATTTGAAGTCCTTCATTTGGTGTTTCAATGCTTCACTATCCAGTATGATTCAAATATCTACCTTAAATATATCAGATATTTAAGACCCAATCTAcagatattaaaaacaaaacacttcccATTTTTGCTCTttgattttgcatttttcattgCCTCTAAATACAATTAAGGTATATGAGCATTTGTAAACTTGATGTTTTCTTCTATAATAATGTCAACCAAAAGTGCTTCTACTACCTTCTACTCTGGCCTCCAGATATTTGTCCAGCTCAGCTTCTCGTTTCACTGCTTCTGAAGATACCTTTGGGGCTCCAGGAAAGCAGACTAGCACAACACTCATATTGTCCCGGCTTCCCTGTAAAGAAATCAAAGATAACAAACAAGAATTTATGTAAATCAACCATTGTACCAAACAGCTCAACAAAGTGTCAGAAGAGGGTTTGTTAATGGCATACCTTGTACAAGCAGGTGTCAACAATTTCATTGCTGACTTTTTCAAGATCATCTGTAACCTCTAGCCTTGACCTCACAAAGTCACACAGTTCTTCATTGGCCATGACATCCCAGATGCCATCACAAGCTAATATAATGAATTCATCTTCCCCCTCGCTTCTCTCTATTGCATAAACTTCAGGCTCTGGAGAAACAAGCTGCTCTGTCGGGCCTTTTCCATGCACGCATTTGTAGTCGAAGTCTCCCAGAGCACGGGACACTGCTAGGGACCCATTAACTCGCTGGATCATGACTGAGCCACCGGCGTTCTGGATCCTTTCCTTTTCCAGTGGGTTGCTAGGTTTGTGATCCTGTGTGAAGAAGTGCACAGTGCCGCCCCGGCTGAGGAGCCCACGCGAGTCGCCGCAGTTGATGAAGTAGATATGGCTTGGAGAAATCATCACCCCCACTGCAGTGGAGCCACTTCGGTCCACACCGTGCTTCTTCTCAGAGATGGTTCGCATGTGTTCGTCAATCTGCAAGAACCCAGTGCGGATACCATTCTTCACGCTGTCCACACAGGGGTCATCCTGAAGAGCACTCTGGAAGTCTGAGTTGCTGGTGATGTGCTCCAGCAGGTGCTCACAGCAGTACTTGGCCACCTGAGAGCCAGCATGCCCATCATAAACAGCGAAGAATGACCACAGGTCAAGACCATGAGGCAGACCAATTACCGCTGTGTGTGCATCCTCCATCTCAACCCGCCAACCCTGCATGCTGCTCAGCCCATACCTCAGGTTGTTACCTTCACCATGGGAATTATACTTTTCCATCTTTGGTTTGTCCAGAAATGCACCCATTGTGTCCCTTTAAAAGCCTGTAACACAAAAGAAATGACAAATTCGTTGATAAGAAAGTGCAGAAATGTAGTCATCCAATCAAAGCCAGCAATTTGAAAACTAAAACAATACATGTTGTCTAATTATGACAATGTGAAAACATAAAACGAGTACAAATCTGACTAATTTTCTGAAAAAGAGTTTTCTAAAAAATAACCAGAAAGAGGCACCAATTCTATCAATAAACTAACAGCACGTCTTAGATCCATTTGTGGCAAAAGATTAGCATCTTGGAGTTGAGTTCAGCCCCTACTAGTCTAAAAATAGTAGACTTGTGTGCACATTTTGGCCACACATTAGGAACACTGCTGGTGTGGATCAGACTGAAACGCCCTCAGGCCACTGGCTGTCTAGAGTTTACCAATAAATGTAGCGCAACGTTTTAAGttatttactttcattttgATAGTCCACTAAACCACTCTGACCTCCGCAATGCAGACCACTTCACCATACTAGCTAGCTGGGGTAGTAAAGAGTTGCCGCTACAAGCCTGTAGAGCTAGCCCCAGCTAGCAGACTCGATAACATCACAAGACATAAAATCGGCCAAAACCAACTCTAACGCTGTAATAAACTAGTTTACACCATAATCACGTTTATTAAGGCTCAATAATGCTGCTGGGTTTAGTGAGAAACTTTGCTCTGCAGCCAGTACCGACTGCaactgaaataaacaaacagcCTAGCCTACTTACGGGCCTTGACCCTTGTCCCTCACAGCTAACTGACAGGCCTCCCTCCCTGCCGTGGTACGCTAATATAATATTGAGGCAGGCAAAGCCCTCGGCCTTGCTAATCGCTACATGCTAACACAGCTAAGAATTACGACTGCCCAATGTTCCTCAACAGCTGCTGGCTACAAAGTAAACATTTAATGACTTACCAAATACCAAAATACTAGTCGACACCAGCGCAAGATACAACAGGGACGATGACCGACTGGCCGCAGTTCGCACCAGAGAGGGTACACCGACGAAACTAGGGGGTTTACGGCGGTTTAGCTAAGGTAGCTAGCCAGTTAGCAGCAAGCAATCGTCACTCAAGACTCGGTGCATATAAATTGTGTAGGTGCGGAGGTCCCTCTTTGCGTACGTCCGTGATGCATTACATTATCTCAGCTGGCGAGAATATTCAAACGGATTTTCTcgtggttttttggggggtggccAGAGGTTTGTGCGGCCAAGCCAGGGGAAGGGAAGCTGAAACGTCTGCCCCAGCCTCTCCACTTGACAGCCTGACAACTTGCTAGCTAACGTTAGCCTGAGCGGCACGGAGCGACGGAGACAGGACCCGGATGTTGCAGGTTGCGCATTCGAAAACATGACATCATTCCTGAAGAGCTGTGGCTGGCTGCTCCAGCTGCTACACAGAAACGTGCTCGGAAAGCATGTACACCACAACACGGGCTTCCAAATCTGATAAAAACAAGCCCGTACAAAATGACAATTAATTCAGTGCAATCCTGCAAACGGGCTGCATAAGTGCTTCTGTCAAAATATGTCGTTATTGCACAATTTCCTGCTTCTTGTgcaatttcagtctgtagaagGGAAATGTGGCACAGTTAATGGTGACCATTCcttgattattatttttattaatttaatttttttttattttaccctCCTTCCCCCGCCATGTTCTCCAGCGCCACCAATACGTCGAATTATAGGTGTGTTTATGCACTTGAATCgcttgctttatttatttatgtatttatttatttattataataattTACAACTGTCAGGTTTCCAGCACATTCCCACAGCAAATTATAAACAGTTATAAAGGCTAACATGCATGCAtaaattgttttgtttagttGTTAAGTATAATTCGTGAGGTCTGTCCAAAAAGTTAGATTACAATATGTGCAATCATAAAAATGAGTCAAtctttttcttatttgatttgttgttcaaaaacattttagagGAAATTTATAACCTATATGTGCAACCACAAAACAAATGAGTTCTACTTTTCAGATGATTCCAgtgaaaaaaattttttttcattgacatTTAGCAATCATTTAGATATGTACATGTTTCTGGGATTATATATTACATAATATTTTTATCTGCAAttcattaattttgttttatatgtagTATCTAAAAAGTAAGAACCGAAACTTTATGGCAACTGGCATCTGCAAACAGAACATTCCCATAAAACTTCCCACcatagttttattttgctgttgtaGAAACATAAACTAGTCTGATTCATTGAGTGTTTCTTTGAGGTCAGTCACTGTCATACTGTCATACATAAAGCTGACAAGTTTTTGCTGGGTATATTTGTAACAGAGGATCTTCAGGCCAAGTCTCATAAAAGTTAAATGAGATGACACAGAGGTTGTGTGTGGCATTGCTCGCTCTTGTGTAAAAGGCTTTCAAACCCAGTATCCAAATGCCTGTATGTAGAAGATGACCACCATCTGCACCATTTTTACTGTGGACAGTTAGGGGAGGACTTTCTCTAATAGATTGAATTGACTTTGCTGTCACAACAGGAAATCTTTTCAATATATCATAACACAATACCAATATTTACTTTGTTTCTTTGCGTTTTTTTAATTACTGAGTTCCTTGTTATATTATAATCagctttttaaatgtcatttgttattttattttctgatttttgtttcttaagCTCATTCATTTTATattgtttgacatttttattttcatgtaaatTTATATTCTTGAGTATTTTACCTTATAgctatttttgttttgtcatgTTGTATTATGTCATACTGAGCTATTCTATTTAATTTAAGCAATTCCGTCTTAGGTTACAGCTGCTCTAACATAATTTCCCTTCTGGGATGAATACTGTAGTATCTTATCTTAAATGCCCTTTAACCTTGCTGAGTTGCTCGACTCCCTTATCATCACTGTAGCTTTAATGGTTGACAGTGCTTGAGCATGGTATTCACATGGATGCAGGGGTCTCAAAAATTAAGATGTAATCAAGAGGAACTGAGTAATACATGAATCAATGTAACATGTCATGATCCATTTACTCTGAAGGGTCTGTTTGGTAAAAATgagagattatttaaaaaaaaaaatcaaagatatCTTATAAAAATGAGTTAAAATgtattacatttacacaagacaTCCATGAGCCAAAATGTATCTAATGTGCTAAGCAATCAAAATTAAGTGCATTGTGTCTAACTGCACTCGGCCAGTAAAATAACCACCATAtgcatgtttttcagtttgGAGTGTTGCTAAACCCATTAAAtccaacatgaaaataacactGTCCTCAGTTAGTTAAACTAGTCAAGATCACAGCTTTTATACTATGCAAATCTGTCCTGCATCAGGCTTGCATAAACCAATGACCGGGGGATATAggttattttaataataatagatGATAGATGGATATAGGTTActttaaaaaggaaatacaACATGCAAAACTGCAGATCGCTAATGCCTCATACTGGGAAAACGTGTGTTTACTTGTATTACTGGAATATATCCCCTCCTCTTACTTACTGCCATACTATACTTACTACATAtcttactgtcttggagcaactgtgaccaCATCAGGGATTAGTAAAGTATTTTGAGTAAAGTATTTTGAgtcaccaccaagccattggttcagatatgtggatgacacctgggtgaaaatcaaatctcaggacgtactacatttcacggatcacattaactcggtggaccaacacatcaaattcaccagggaggatatgaaaagtggcaggttagccttcttagactgtgagatttccatcagtaatgggggacatctaaaagctgacgtgtaccgtaaacctacgcatacagatcagtatctaaggtttgactctcatcatccactggagcacaaactgggtgtcatcaggacgctacaacacagagcgaacaccatccccactgacacagcggccagggaggcagaagaacagcacatcaagaaggccctgagtaaatgtggttatcccagctggacttttgtcaaagctggaaagacacctaaagaaagctccagccgatccaggagagaaggacaaccgctgcccaggcgaaaacctgtagtgatcccatatgtgtcaggagtattggaacagttgagacgcattttttctaaacaccaggtctctgtggcttttaaaccccaaaatacgctgcgccaaaaactggtccaccccaaggatcaggtcccccgacacaaacagagtaacatagtgtacgctgttaagtgccaggaggattgccaggatttatacatcggggaaaccaaacaacctctagcgaagcggatggcacaacacagaagagcaacctcatcaggccaggactctgcagtctatttacacctacaggccaatggacactctttcaacgatgaggatgtacacatcctggacaggaaAGAACGccggtttgagcgcggagtcaaggaggccatttacgtgaaaagggaaagaccatctctgaatcgaggagggggcctaagggtacatctttcgccatcttacaatgctgtgattgcagccattccccaactctctgtgaatggtactcatggccattgatcagtgttctttgatcagtgggttttggtcagtgattgttgatcagtggtcatgggaatttgcataattatgattaaggaactgacctcacagcccattgttccttcagtgggctggtttcagtcattatgcaaatgtactgtttataaggtttggggaaacctgcagtcagctgagactgaagaagtcacttggatgagtgacgaaacgtttctcccacaaaacgctacgtccagatgaacagattcaacttttggagatttactttcctggatgattgagaatgcatcaaggtATTTTGAGTCTGATTCTGTTCCATTAAATCCTCTCTCATCTAAACTCagggctgttttgttttttggggggtggagAATCGCCAGGTTCTGCAGGACACTGTGTAACAGCTGTGGTTCAAGTTCGTTATTGCAAAAGATAACTGTTATACTGTTATGCAACCTGAAGAAGAGCGATAGATAGGAAGATAGAAGCACGTTTATTGCtaaaggtttaatttgaaaataaagCGGAAGTGACGTAGACATCCTTTAGCTTAGTTGTGGTTGTAGCCACTTTAAAAGTGTACGCGTGTGCTGTAGCCCACTTGCTTCCACCAAATGGACtgctgtattgtgtctgctCTCAGCTGGTTTATACCAGTTTATTTACTCATCCATTTACTCTGTTTCCTTTTCGCGGATGCAGACTTCACTCTCCTCTGGGCAAGTCTAGCGGGGCACAAGCCAGGTGAGTCAAAAGGAAACACGCCTCATGTTGTCCTCACCTTCTTGTTTATAACGAAGGGAATCCGTCCTGTGATGGGACAAGCACGGGTAACCTCTCTGTTTGTGATTGATAGGTTGAACTGTCAAAGAACAATAAGTCGATTTTATAAGGCTTCGTCTTCAACTCAGATTGACCTCTGGACTCTTTAATGGCcaaacttcatttgtgtttagaagaTAATGTGTGCCATGCTAACTTTACCCAGCAGAAGACACAGCTTCTTATATTATATAGACATGTAATTATACAACAAATTCAGTATAATGTTACAATATGCACTTAGTCATTTCCCTGTATGACTAACAAAAGTCTTCCATTTTAGTGCACTACAACATTTTCTTACCAGTGACCACAGTTAAACAGATCCAACACAAGTACTAAATGCAAAATTATCCAAGAATTCAAGAGTCTTCTgtgaaaaagataaaataagtaataataattttggtgaaagttaaaacaaaattaGGCAATGTTTATGACTCCTTGGTGCTAACTGCTAAGTGTTGCAAGATTTTCCCCGAAATGTTGACTGTTGTGGTTTGTGTCAACCAGAGAGGAAGCTGAAAGggctggtggtgtggatcaccGGAGCCTCCAGTGGTATTGGAGAAGAGCTGGCCTACCAGCTGGCAAAGTGTGGCTCACGTCTCATCCTGTCTGCTCGCCGTGAGGATGAGCTACACAGAGTGAAACGCCATTGCTTAGGTaagataaattaaaatgatGTTGTTATGTAATCAACATCCATGCTTTAACTTTTTACCTTTTCAGTCAGTTCAGGTGCCAACTGGGCATTAGCttgttttcagttcagtcttACTTGCTTGTGATCAGCTGAataatttttattcttttattttcaagAGACCTCCGACCTTAAGGATGAGGATGTTCTTGTTCTTCCCCTTGATTTGCTGGAGAGGACATCACacgaggaaaaaacaaaaacagttattCGCTACTTTGGGCATGTAAGGCTGCTCCAGGTGTTCTTAGTTTCATTACCACATTAATATTTCCTGACGACTGACAACCTATTTAAAAGACGCTGGTTTTAAACCAGGAATCGAACCATGACcaaattaaagttttatttcaccAGATTGTAGATTGATAACTTTTCAAGTCATGTCATCTTTCTGCACCTTTTCATCCTATCTTATTTTCCATTCCTAATCAGATTGATATCCTCATTAACAATGGTGGTCGAAGTCAGCGCTCTCTGTTCTTGGAAACCAGCGTGGATGTGTGCCAGGCCTTGATGGAGCTCAACTTCTTAGGTACGGTCTCTCTAACCAAGCAGGTGCTGCCTCGCATGACGCAGCGAGGCAGGGGGAGCATCCTGACTGTCAGCAGCTTAGTCGGCCTCGCTGGGGCGCCTCTTGCAACAGGATACTCTGCCACCAAGCATGCACTTCAGGTGACGCGAT encodes:
- the ppm1aa gene encoding protein phosphatase 1A isoform X2; this translates as MGAFLDKPKMEKYNSHGEGNNLRYGLSSMQGWRVEMEDAHTAVIGLPHGLDLWSFFAVYDGHAGSQVAKYCCEHLLEHITSNSDFQSALQDDPCVDSVKNGIRTGFLQIDEHMRTISEKKHGVDRSGSTAVGVMISPSHIYFINCGDSRGLLSRGGTVHFFTQDHKPSNPLEKERIQNAGGSVMIQRVNGSLAVSRALGDFDYKCVHGKGPTEQLVSPEPEVYAIERSEGEDEFIILACDGIWDVMANEELCDFVRSRLEVTDDLEKVSNEIVDTCLYKGSRDNMSVVLVCFPGAPKVSSEAVKREAELDKYLEARVEEIIKKHGDEGVPDLVHVMRTLASESIPNLPPGGELASKRSVIEAVYNKLIPYRSDDTDPVILLFRGFS
- the ppm1aa gene encoding protein phosphatase 1A isoform X3, giving the protein MGAFLDKPKMEKYNSHGEGNNLRYGLSSMQGWRVEMEDAHTAVIGLPHGLDLWSFFAVYDGHAGSQVAKYCCEHLLEHITSNSDFQSALQDDPCVDSVKNGIRTGFLQIDEHMRTISEKKHGVDRSGSTAVGVMISPSHIYFINCGDSRGLLSRGGTVHFFTQDHKPSNPLEKERIQNAGGSVMIQRVNGSLAVSRALGDFDYKCVHGKGPTEQLVSPEPEVYAIERSEGEDEFIILACDGIWDVMANEELCDFVRSRLEVTDDLEKVSNEIVDTCLYKGSRDNMSVVLVCFPGAPKVSSEAVKREAELDKYLEARVEEIIKKHGDEGVPDLVHVMRTLASESIPNLPPGGELASKRSVIEAVYNKLIPYRSDDTDSASTDDMW
- the ppm1aa gene encoding protein phosphatase 1A isoform X1, with protein sequence MGAFLDKPKMEKYNSHGEGNNLRYGLSSMQGWRVEMEDAHTAVIGLPHGLDLWSFFAVYDGHAGSQVAKYCCEHLLEHITSNSDFQSALQDDPCVDSVKNGIRTGFLQIDEHMRTISEKKHGVDRSGSTAVGVMISPSHIYFINCGDSRGLLSRGGTVHFFTQDHKPSNPLEKERIQNAGGSVMIQRVNGSLAVSRALGDFDYKCVHGKGPTEQLVSPEPEVYAIERSEGEDEFIILACDGIWDVMANEELCDFVRSRLEVTDDLEKVSNEIVDTCLYKGSRDNMSVVLVCFPGAPKVSSEAVKREAELDKYLEARVEEIIKKHGDEGVPDLVHVMRTLASESIPNLPPGGELASKRSVIEAVYNKLIPYRSDDTLSRARRTQTRVR
- the dhrs7 gene encoding dehydrogenase/reductase SDR family member 7 — encoded protein: MDCCIVSALSWFIPVYLLIHLLCFLFADADFTLLWASLAGHKPERKLKGLVVWITGASSGIGEELAYQLAKCGSRLILSARREDELHRVKRHCLETSDLKDEDVLVLPLDLLERTSHEEKTKTVIRYFGHIDILINNGGRSQRSLFLETSVDVCQALMELNFLGTVSLTKQVLPRMTQRGRGSILTVSSLVGLAGAPLATGYSATKHALQGFFNSLRPELTDYPKILISMACPGPVQSQIISNVFTEELNKPVATVGSQEHKMPTNRCVHLMLVGIANGVKEMWIAQQPFLLFYYAWQYAPTFAWFITDLLGRKRVQNFKAGVDADSAYFTKPKTS